The following proteins are co-located in the Nonlabens ponticola genome:
- a CDS encoding SusC/RagA family TonB-linked outer membrane protein → MNRFITITFLLLGSLSFAQQTINGTVTDATTGEPLLGATVVVKGTNTAVTTDFDGEFTITANDGAVIVVSYVGYKTKSQTYTGSPLVFNLEQDVAGLDAVVVVGYGTQAVREVTGAVSIVNNETIEELKPTRIEQALQGTVPGVTITSQSGSPGSASNIRIRGIGTNGDSRPLILVDGNVIEDLSVINPNDVESISVLKDATASIYGVRASNGVVIITTKNGRRNQPLKLEYDAYVGFQQTTRKLPTLDALEYALLKNEAFANNGEPIPFPDLTQLSDVDYQDEVFDDAPIFFNNLGIRGGTEKSAYGAGASVLLQDGIVGAEKSKFQRSTFRGNFDHFWLDNLEMKTGVLLNYSNRRAINESGLGSVLFNALNMAPTIPIRDEDGEFSLAEGLGNEVINPIAQIANSFNETNILKVSGNFGLTYSFLNDFELTSRIQTNYSEVSGYSFAPEVFYGSGKVFNVERSVYNTFSNYFRDYTFDSYLNYEHAFAKVHNVQATLGISAFRTTGKFNGFTGFDIPDNDIANASIENAVDVVDNFVNGGDTFDQRLFSQFVRLRYSYDDKYLFTAQARRDGSSNFGPRNKYGFFPSASVGWVPSLEEFMDDEDWIDFLKVRFSYGVAGNDRIPAFAFTSLLNGEGTYPFDDVLVFGTAAGTISNPELKWEEQYVANFGIDANFLDGNLTTSFDVFNRRTEDLLITTSVSGILGAAAPGSGAPVVNGGSVRNRGLEFAIGYNGEITDEFSYGVNYNIGVIDNEVLDVNNTVGFIEGGQFGIGQLPPARMEEGQPLGYFYGLRTDGIFQNAAEVAAHPSQIALGANAQPGDIRFVDVNNDGVIDQDDRVNIGDPIADVTMGLNLSFNYRNFDFQTYLYASIGNDMVRNYERSQNLTNVTTNDLARWTGPGTSNSVPRVTTGATANRIFSDYFVEDASFLRMQNLQLGYTFNDAGARKNIEEVRFYGSVNNLFTLTKYRGFDPSASSGAPIGGGIDPGFYPVPRTFLLGMNVKF, encoded by the coding sequence ATGAATAGATTTATTACCATCACTTTTTTACTTCTGGGCTCTCTCTCATTTGCACAGCAAACAATTAATGGAACTGTCACAGATGCGACTACAGGAGAACCACTTCTAGGAGCGACAGTTGTAGTTAAAGGCACAAATACGGCAGTAACAACAGACTTTGACGGTGAGTTTACAATTACAGCAAATGATGGTGCTGTGATAGTGGTTTCATATGTTGGTTATAAAACTAAAAGTCAAACGTACACTGGAAGTCCACTCGTTTTTAATCTAGAACAAGATGTCGCAGGACTCGATGCAGTGGTGGTCGTAGGTTATGGTACTCAAGCTGTAAGAGAGGTGACAGGCGCAGTATCTATTGTTAATAATGAGACCATTGAGGAATTAAAGCCTACTAGGATAGAACAAGCACTACAAGGAACAGTTCCAGGGGTAACGATTACCTCACAATCAGGATCGCCAGGTTCTGCCTCAAACATAAGAATACGCGGTATAGGGACAAATGGTGATTCGCGACCACTTATTCTTGTTGATGGTAATGTCATCGAGGATTTGAGTGTTATCAATCCTAATGATGTTGAGAGCATATCAGTACTCAAGGATGCCACGGCATCTATTTATGGTGTGCGCGCATCAAACGGTGTAGTAATTATCACAACAAAAAATGGGCGTCGCAACCAGCCTCTCAAACTAGAATATGACGCTTATGTAGGCTTCCAACAAACCACAAGAAAGCTTCCAACACTCGATGCACTAGAATATGCATTGCTCAAAAATGAAGCATTTGCAAATAACGGCGAGCCTATTCCTTTTCCAGATCTTACACAGCTGAGTGACGTGGACTACCAGGATGAGGTATTTGACGATGCTCCTATATTTTTCAATAACCTTGGTATACGTGGCGGTACTGAAAAATCAGCCTATGGTGCAGGTGCTTCTGTTTTATTACAAGATGGAATTGTCGGTGCAGAAAAGTCAAAATTCCAGCGCAGCACTTTTAGAGGGAATTTCGATCATTTCTGGTTGGATAATCTAGAAATGAAAACTGGTGTTCTTCTCAATTATAGCAATAGACGCGCTATTAATGAATCTGGTTTGGGCTCTGTATTGTTTAATGCTCTCAACATGGCTCCTACCATTCCTATTAGAGATGAAGATGGAGAGTTTTCACTGGCCGAAGGTCTGGGAAATGAGGTTATCAACCCAATAGCTCAAATCGCCAATTCATTCAACGAGACAAACATTCTTAAGGTGAGCGGTAATTTTGGTCTTACTTACAGCTTTTTGAACGATTTTGAACTTACCTCAAGAATCCAGACCAACTACAGCGAAGTTTCCGGTTACAGTTTTGCTCCAGAGGTATTCTACGGTTCTGGTAAAGTTTTCAATGTCGAGCGCAGCGTTTACAATACATTCAGTAACTACTTCCGTGATTATACGTTTGACTCCTATCTCAATTATGAGCACGCTTTCGCGAAAGTGCACAACGTACAAGCCACCTTGGGTATATCTGCCTTTAGAACAACAGGAAAGTTCAATGGATTTACTGGATTTGATATACCAGACAATGATATCGCAAATGCCAGCATTGAGAATGCAGTAGATGTGGTAGATAATTTTGTAAACGGTGGCGACACATTTGATCAACGTCTGTTCTCGCAATTCGTGAGACTTAGGTACAGTTACGATGATAAATACCTATTTACCGCACAGGCTAGACGAGATGGTAGCTCCAATTTTGGTCCGCGTAACAAATACGGATTTTTCCCTAGCGCAAGCGTTGGTTGGGTACCGTCGTTAGAAGAATTTATGGATGATGAGGATTGGATAGATTTTCTTAAAGTGAGATTCTCTTACGGTGTCGCGGGTAATGATAGAATACCGGCATTCGCTTTTACATCCTTACTTAACGGTGAAGGGACCTATCCATTTGATGACGTTCTTGTTTTTGGAACAGCCGCAGGAACCATTTCAAATCCAGAGCTTAAGTGGGAAGAACAATACGTAGCTAACTTTGGTATTGATGCAAATTTTCTAGACGGGAATTTGACTACCTCATTTGATGTTTTTAATAGAAGAACAGAAGATCTACTTATCACAACCAGCGTATCGGGAATTCTAGGTGCGGCGGCACCAGGATCAGGAGCGCCAGTGGTAAATGGTGGATCGGTGCGCAATAGAGGTCTTGAGTTTGCGATAGGTTACAATGGTGAAATCACAGATGAATTTAGTTATGGTGTCAATTATAATATAGGTGTAATTGATAACGAGGTTCTAGATGTAAATAACACGGTAGGATTTATAGAAGGTGGTCAATTCGGTATCGGTCAACTACCACCAGCCCGTATGGAAGAAGGACAGCCACTAGGATATTTCTACGGTTTGAGAACAGATGGGATTTTTCAAAATGCTGCCGAGGTGGCTGCACATCCATCACAAATAGCGTTGGGAGCTAACGCCCAGCCAGGTGATATAAGATTTGTTGATGTAAACAATGATGGTGTCATCGATCAAGATGATCGTGTGAACATAGGTGATCCAATTGCAGACGTTACCATGGGTCTTAATTTATCCTTTAATTATAGGAATTTTGATTTTCAGACTTATTTATATGCATCCATCGGTAATGATATGGTGCGCAATTATGAACGTAGTCAGAATCTTACAAACGTTACGACTAACGATTTAGCGCGATGGACTGGTCCAGGAACGTCAAATTCAGTTCCTCGTGTGACAACCGGAGCAACTGCCAATAGAATATTCTCTGATTACTTTGTTGAGGACGCATCCTTTTTAAGAATGCAGAATCTACAGTTGGGATATACGTTTAATGATGCTGGTGCCAGAAAAAATATTGAAGAGGTAAGGTTTTACGGATCCGTCAACAACCTATTTACCTTAACAAAATATAGAGGTTTTGATCCTAGTGCCAGTAGTGGTGCGCCTATAGGTGGTGGTATTGATCCAGGTTTTTATCCAGTACCTAGAACGTTTCTTCTAGGAATGAATGTCAAATTTTAA